A region from the Bradyrhizobium erythrophlei genome encodes:
- a CDS encoding glycosyltransferase, producing MKILIASTPATGHLNPLLAIARILMAEGHEIAFLSGSVLRSRIEAIGAKFHALPKGADFDLRDFDSVAPELKSIAPGLDWLRVALERVFVDPIPAQHEGLLQVLRGFPADIIIADDMLFGAVPMLLGPRSKRPPIALCGTSFLHWHREDGAPHFVGLPPATTKQQCDHYAAMYREHDRIIYQPVADRLNRSLATLGVGPLSTTLFDSVVELADAYLQLTVPSFEFPRAIPASVHFVGTPPIIPGQAPLPSWADELDGSRKVVLVTQGTVANHNFGLVIGPTLQALAHEPDLLVVATTGGRPIDAIPGPIPDNARLSQYLPFEWILPEVDVFVTNGGYGSVNQAMSFGIPLVTAGLTEDKADVNARVAWSGVGIDLASNEPTPQALREAVRTVLDKPDYRRRAAAIAGEFAGIDTQSEVLRIVGQLSHGSKQAGSQRSRARAVSRQLQI from the coding sequence ATGAAAATCCTCATCGCTTCGACGCCCGCCACGGGCCATCTCAATCCGCTGCTTGCGATTGCACGCATCTTGATGGCCGAAGGCCACGAAATAGCTTTTCTGTCGGGCAGCGTTCTCCGCAGCCGCATCGAAGCCATCGGGGCGAAATTCCACGCCCTTCCCAAGGGGGCGGACTTCGATCTGCGGGATTTCGACTCGGTGGCTCCCGAACTGAAAAGCATAGCCCCGGGGCTCGACTGGTTACGCGTCGCTCTGGAGCGAGTGTTCGTCGACCCCATTCCTGCTCAGCACGAGGGTCTGCTGCAGGTTTTGCGGGGCTTCCCCGCCGACATCATCATCGCCGACGACATGCTGTTCGGGGCAGTGCCGATGCTGCTCGGACCGCGGTCGAAGCGGCCTCCCATCGCGCTTTGCGGCACCTCGTTCTTGCACTGGCACCGTGAAGATGGGGCTCCGCATTTTGTCGGCTTACCCCCTGCAACGACGAAACAGCAGTGCGACCACTACGCGGCGATGTATCGTGAACACGACAGAATAATTTATCAGCCCGTGGCTGATCGCCTGAATCGATCGCTGGCAACCCTGGGCGTCGGACCGTTATCGACGACCCTATTCGATTCCGTGGTCGAGCTTGCCGATGCTTATCTGCAGCTGACGGTTCCAAGCTTCGAGTTTCCGCGCGCCATTCCGGCCTCGGTACATTTTGTCGGCACGCCTCCGATCATTCCTGGTCAAGCTCCGCTGCCATCCTGGGCCGATGAGCTCGACGGCTCGCGCAAGGTGGTGCTGGTGACGCAGGGAACGGTGGCCAATCACAATTTCGGCCTTGTGATCGGCCCGACGCTACAGGCGCTTGCGCACGAGCCCGATCTCCTCGTTGTCGCCACGACAGGCGGGCGCCCCATCGACGCCATACCAGGACCAATTCCGGACAATGCGCGCCTTTCCCAATATCTGCCGTTCGAATGGATACTGCCGGAGGTCGACGTGTTCGTCACCAACGGCGGTTATGGCAGCGTCAACCAGGCGATGAGCTTTGGAATTCCCCTTGTCACCGCGGGGCTGACCGAAGACAAGGCCGACGTCAATGCGCGTGTCGCATGGTCCGGTGTCGGGATCGATCTTGCGAGCAACGAGCCAACGCCACAGGCGTTGCGCGAAGCCGTTCGGACCGTGCTCGACAAGCCCGATTATCGTCGGCGCGCGGCGGCGATAGCTGGCGAGTTCGCCGGTATCGACACGCAATCCGAAGTGCTTCGGATCGTTGGCCAACTGTCCCATGGTTCAAAGCAGGCGGGCTCGCAGCGAAGTCGGGCGAGGGCAGTCAGTCGTCAGTTACAAATCTAG
- a CDS encoding thioesterase family protein has translation MYSKRLYAGWGDMDFNAHMSNTAYLNKYGDVRMMLFAENGFPISELAQLTIGLVAMRDELEYFKEVNPMQELIVTAALAGLSDDGSRWAIRHEFMRTDGKLCARVTSVGGWLELKARKLVVPPEDMLAVTKMLSRTEDFSTLPSSIKAS, from the coding sequence ATGTACTCCAAGAGACTCTATGCGGGCTGGGGCGATATGGACTTCAATGCACATATGTCCAATACGGCGTACCTTAATAAGTACGGCGATGTTCGCATGATGCTATTTGCCGAGAACGGCTTCCCAATAAGCGAGTTGGCGCAACTGACGATCGGTCTGGTCGCCATGAGGGATGAGTTGGAGTACTTCAAGGAAGTCAACCCGATGCAGGAGCTCATCGTAACCGCGGCGCTGGCCGGGTTGTCCGATGACGGCAGCCGATGGGCGATACGCCACGAATTTATGCGCACGGACGGTAAACTGTGCGCCCGCGTTACAAGTGTTGGCGGCTGGTTGGAGCTGAAGGCCCGGAAACTTGTTGTGCCACCAGAAGACATGCTGGCCGTGACGAAAATGCTGTCTCGGACTGAAGATTTCAGCACTTTGCCATCGAGCATCAAAGCGAGCTGA